From a single Brassica rapa cultivar Chiifu-401-42 chromosome A01, CAAS_Brap_v3.01, whole genome shotgun sequence genomic region:
- the LOC103866702 gene encoding LOW QUALITY PROTEIN: imidazole glycerol phosphate synthase hisHF, chloroplastic (The sequence of the model RefSeq protein was modified relative to this genomic sequence to represent the inferred CDS: deleted 2 bases in 1 codon; substituted 2 bases at 2 genomic stop codons), protein MEATTAAPFSSCVTPRQNLSSSPSSLLLSRKNLGSANLKFKSPRSLSVRALTLSESVVTLLDYGAGNVCSIRNALRHLGFSIKDVKTPGDILNADRLIFTGVGAFAPAMDVLNKTGQASLSSEDLFFDXGALXVTFIDSSEENGPVKGLGVIPGTVGRFDSSAGIRVPHIGLNALQVGKDSEILDDVGSRHVYFVHSYRAIPSNENKDWISSTCHYGESFISSIRRGNVHAVQFHPEKSGEVGLSVLRRFLDPQSPSKQKPMEGKASKLAKRVIACLDVRTNDKGDLVVTKGDQYDVREQSNENEVRNLGKPVDLAGQYYKEGADEISFLNITGFRDFPLGDLPMIQVLRYTSENVFVPLTVGGGIRDFTDATGRYYSSLEVAAEYFRSGADKISIGSDAVYAAEEFIKSGVKTGKSSLEQISRVYGNQAVVVSIDPRRVYVNHPDDVPYSHVLTSFLFALSWSKRTWLRLATYHTFTWQNWAALKDQGKYSRSYVNSSFRCLASIFSELFLYSLVFFVLYKELSFSIVLHTNLIHLLLLGPNGEEYAWYQCTVSGGREGRPIGAYELAKAVEELGAGEILLNCIDCDGQGKGFDTDLVKLISDSVGIPVIASSGAGTPEHFSEVFETTNASDALAAGIFHRKEVPIQSVKEHLVEKSIEVRM, encoded by the exons ATGGAGGCTACAACGGCAGCTCCATTCTCATCCTGTGTCACTCCAAGACAAAACCTTTCTTCATCCCCGAGTTCGTTGCTCCTCTCCCGGAAGAATCTCGGCAGTGCTAATCTCAAATTCAAATCTCCGAGAAGCCTCTCGGTTCGCGCATTAACTC TCAGTGAATCTG TTGTGACTTTACTTGACTACGGAGCTGGGAATGTCTGTAGCATCCGTAACGCTCTTCGACACCTCGGTTTCAGCATCAAAGAC GTTAAAACCCCTGGTGACATTCTGAATGCTGATCGTCTCATCTTTACCGGCGTTGGAGCTTTTGCACCCGCCATGGATGTACTTAACAAAACCGGGCAAGCATCACTAAGCTCTGAGGATCTCTTCTTTGATTGAGGTGCTCTTTAAGTTACATTCATCGACTCTAGTGAGGAGAATGGACCAG TCAAAGGTCTTGGTGTGATACCGGGAACAGTTGGACGCTTTGATTCTTCAGCTGGTATAAGAGTACCCCACATTGGCTTGAATGCTTTGCAAGTGGGGAAGGATTCTGAAATTTTGGatgatgttggaagtcgtcatGTGTATTTTGTTCATTCTTACAGGGCCATCCCG TCAAATGAAAACAAGGATTGGATTTCGTCTACCTGCCACTATGGCGAATCCTTTATATCTTCCATAAGAAGAGGAAATGTGCATGCAGTCCAGTTCCATCCAGAGAAGAGCGGGG AGGTGGGGCTTTCTGTTTTAAGAAGGTTCTTGGATCCACAATCACCCTCGAAACAG AAACCAATGGAAGGGAAGGCTTCGAAGCTTGCAAAGAGG GTGATTGCTTGTCTTGACGTGAGGACTAATGATAAAGGAGATCTTGTAGTTACTAAAGGCGACCAATATGATGTGAGAGAGCAATCTAATGAAAACGAG GTTCGTAATCTTGGAAAACCTGTGGATTTAGCTGGTCAGTATTACAAAGAGGGTGCAGATGAG ATTAGCTTTTTAAACATAACTGGATTCCGTGATTTTCCTTTAGGGGATTTGCCGATGATACAG GTTTTGAGGTACACATCAGAGAATGTCTTTGTACCACTAACCGTTGGAGGTGGTATTAGAGATTTTACAGATGCTACCGGCAG GTACTACTCTAGTTTGGAAGTTGCTGCTGAGTATTTCAGATCCGGTGCTGATAAAATCTCCATAGGAAGTGACGCTGTTTATGCTGCGGAAGAGTTCATTAAATCAGGG GTGAAGACAGGGAAGAGTAGTTTAGAGCAAATATCCAGAGTTTATGGAAATCAG GCAGTGGTTGTAAGTATTGATCCTCGTAGAGTTTATGTGAACCATCCTGATGATGTGCCATAC AGTCATGTTCTCACCTCTTTTCTCTTTGCTTTGTCATGGTCTAAACGAACATGGTTGAGGCTGGCTACATATCATACATTTACATGGCAAAATTGGGCTGCTTTGAAAGATCAAGGAAAATACTCTAGAAGCTATGTTAACTCTAGTTTCAGATGTCTTGCGTCAATCTTTTCTGAGCTTTTCTTGTATAGCCTTGTGTTCTTTGTACTATACAAAGAATTGAGTTTCTCCATAGTTTTGCATACAAATTTAATCCACTTGCTATTGTTAGGTCCGAATGGGGAAGAATATGCATGGTACCAGTGCACG GTAAGTGGAGGGCGAGAAGGTCGGCCTATTGGAGCGTATGAGCTTGCAAAAGCGGTTGAAGAGTTAGGTGCTGGTGAAATTCTACTGAACTGCATAGACTGTGATG GTCAAGGGAAAGGATTTGACACGGACTTGGTAAAGCTCATCTCTGATTCTGTAGGCATACCGGTGATCGCAAGCAGTGGAGCAGGCACTCCTGAGCATTTTTCTGAGGTGTTTGAGACGACAAATGCATCTGATGCTCTTGCTGCCGGCATTTTCCACCGGAAAGAG GTACCAATCCAGTCTGTGAAAGAGCACTTGGTAGAGAAGAGCATAGAAGTCAGGATGTAA
- the LOC103866712 gene encoding pentatricopeptide repeat-containing protein At5g62370 has protein sequence MMLKVKALCHRLVKSRKATTCALPSDPSSTSASSDHRSRCLSLIVNLRRRGLLDSAREVTRRVIDGCSSTSEAALVADFAVHNGIELDSRCCGALIRKLTEMGQPESAETFYNQRVLGNGVVPDSSVLDSMVLCLVKLRRFDEARSCLDRVLATGYVPSDNACSLVVDEFCNQGHYLEAYLYFEQVKARGSCLRLWCGKRLFKGLCGYGHLDEAVGMLDTLCEMTRMPLPVNLYKSLFYGFCTRGCAAEAEALFDHMEADGYFVDKVMYTCLMREYCKDNDMTMAMRLYSRMVEKGCELDTYIFNTLIHGFVKLGVLDKGRVMFSQMMKKGVRLNVFTYHIMIGSYCKEGNVDYALRLFENSAGGVEGLSRNVHCYTNLISAFHKKGGLDQALGLLMRMLDNGVVPDHITYFVLLKMLPKYHELKYAMVILQAIVDNGCGVISPAVIDDGVENIEVKVESLLEEVAGKNAKLAAKGLAVVTTALCSQRNFTAALSRIKKMVNLGCTPLPFSYNSVIKCLFQEGLIEDLGSLVNLIQEWGFVPDPDTYLIVVNELCKNNDRDAAFAVVDVMEEIGLRPTVAIYSSIIGSLGRQGRVVEAEETFARMLESGIQPDEIAYMIMINAYARNARINEANELVEEVVKLFVRPSSFTYTVLISGFVKTGMIEKGCEYLDKMVEDGLSPNVVLYTSLIGHFLKKGDFKFSFTLFGLMGENEVKHDHVAYITLLSGLWRAMARKRRVFVEPGQEELLRRLLQTNPVASIPSSLCNYRSKSFAMEVIGKVKTSLVPNLYLHNAIITGYCAAGSLDEAYNHLQSMQKEGVVPNQVTFTILMKAHIKAGDVESAIALFEDSECEPDQVMYSTLLKGLCKSERPRDALALMLEMQKDGVYPNRDSYETLLQCLCHSGLTMEAVKVVKDMAALGFWPRSISPTVTL, from the coding sequence ATGATGTTAAAGGTGAAGGCTCTGTGCCATCGCTTAGTGAAATCGAGAAAGGCTACGACTTGCGCTCTTCCGTCAGACCCATCATCGACCTCTGCTTCTTCTGACCACAGGTCCAGATGTTTGTCGTTGATAGTTAACCTTCGCCGACGAGGTCTCCTGGACTCTGCTCGGGAAGTCACTCGCCGCGTCATTGACGGTTGTTCTTCTACATCAGAGGCAGCTTTAGTTGCCGACTTCGCAGTCCACAACGGAATAGAACTCGACTCTCGCTGCTGCGGGGCATTGATAAGGAAGCTCACGGAGATGGGTCAGCCTGAATCGGCCGAAACTTTCTACAACCAACGCGTACTCGGAAACGGTGTCGTTCCCGATTCCTCTGTTTTGGATTCAATGGTTCTTTGTTTGGTTAAGTTAAGGAGATTCGACGAGGCTAGATCATGTTTAGATAGAGTTCTAGCTACTGGTTATGTTCCTAGTGACAACGCTTGTAGCTTAGTAGTCGACGAGTTTTGTAATCAAGGTCACTATCTCGAGGCTTATCTTTACTTCGAGCAAGTCAAAGCGAGAGGCAGTTGTTTACGCCTCTGGTGTGGCAAGAGACTGTTTAAAGGGTTGTGCGGTTATGGTCACTTGGATGAAGCGGTTGGGATGTTGGATACTCTCTGTGAGATGACGAGAATGCCTCTTCCGGTTAATCTTTATAAGTCTCTCTTTTACGGGTTTTGTACAAGAGGATGCGCTGCGGAAGCAGAGGCTTTGTTTGATCATATGGAAGCTGACGGATACTTTGTGGATAAGGTCATGTACACTTGTTTGATGAGAGAGTATTGCAAGGACAATGATATGACGATGGCGATGAGGCTCTACTCGCGGATGGTTGAGAAAGGTTGCGAGCTCGACACTTATATTTTCAACACTTTGATCCATGGGTTCGTGAAGCTTGGTGTGCTCGATAAAGGGAGGGTTATGTTTAGTCAGATGATGAAAAAAGGTGTGCGGTTGAATGTTTTCACTTACCATATAATGATTGGTAGCTACTGCAAAGAAGGGAATGTTGATTATGCTTTGAGGCTTTTCGAGAACAGCGCAGGAGGGGTAGAAGGTTTATCACGCAACGTGCATTGTTATACGAATCTTATATCCGCGTTTCATAAGAAGGGGGGATTGGATCAAGCTCTTGGCTTGTTGATGAGGATGTTAGACAACGGGGTTGTCCCTGACCATATCACTTACTTTGTGCTCTTGAAGATGCTTCCCAAGTACCACGAGCTTAAGTACGCTATGGTTATCTTACAAGCCATTGTGGATAACGGATGTGGGGTAATAAGTCCAGCGGTTATTGATGATGGTGTTGAGAACATTGAGGTGAAAGTTGAGTCTTTGCTCGAGGAGGTTGCTGGAAAAAACGCGAAGCTAGCTGCCAAGGGACTTGCCGTTGTCACAACCGCTCTATGCTCGCAAAGAAACTTCACCGCTGCTTTGTCTCGTATCAAGAAGATGGTGAATCTAGGATGCACGCCTTTACCCTTTTCATACAACTCAGTGATCAAATGTCTGTTTCAAGAAGGTCTTATAGAGGATTTGGGGTCTTTAGTCAATTTAATTCAAGAATGGGGATTCGTTCCAGATCCTGATACGTACTTGATAGTTGTGAATGAGTTATGCAAGAACAACGACAGAGACGCTGCCTTTGCTGTTGTGGATGTGATGGAGGAGATTGGTTTGAGACCTACGGTTGCTATTTACAGTTCAATCATCGGTTCTCTTGGCAGACAAGGAAGAGTTGTTGAGGCGGAAGAGACCTTTGCCAGGATGCTCGAGTCTGGGATTCAACCTGATGAGATTGCTTACATGATTATGATCAATGCGTACGCGAGAAACGCAAGGATCAACGAAGCAAACGAGTTGGTTGAAGAAGTGGTCAAGCTTTTCGTCCGACCTAGCTCTTTTACTTACACGGTGTTGATCAGTGGGTTTGTGAAGACTGGTATGATCGAGAAAGGATGTGAGTATCTTGATAAGATGGTTGAAGACGGGTTATCTCCAAACGTTGTGTTGTACACTTCACTCATTGGTCATTTCTTGAAGAAGGGAGACTTCAAGTTTTCTTTCACATTGTTTGGTTTAATGGGAGAAAACGAGGTGAAACATGATCACGTTGCTTACATCACACTGCTCAGTGGTTTATGGAGAGCAATGGCACGAAAGAGACGAGTGTTTGTTGAGCCTGGTCAAGAAGAGCTTCTTCGACGTCTTCTTCAGACAAATCCTGTAGCATCAATCCCCTCTTCTCTATGCAACTACAGATCAAAAAGCTTTGCAATGGAAGTGATTGGGAAAGTGAAAACGTCACTAGTCCCTAACTTATACCTCCACAACGCCATCATAACAGGATACTGTGCTGCAGGGAGCCTTGATGAAGCTTATAACCATCTccagtcaatgcaaaaggaaggaGTTGTTCCGAATCAGGTGACTTTTACTATCCTGATGAAAGCTCATATCAAAGCAGGCGACGTTGAGTCTGCTATAGCTTTGTTTGAGGACTCTGAGTGCGAGCCGGATCAAGTTATGTACAGTACGCTGCTTAAGGGTCTCTGTAAAAGTGAAAGACCTCGTGATGCTTTAGCTCTGATGTTGGAAATGCAGAAGGATGGTGTGTATCCAAACAGAGACTCTTATGAAACGCTGCTTCAGTGTCTCTGTCACTCTGGATTGACCATGGAAGCGGTTAAAGTAGTTAAAGACATGGCTGCTCTTGGTTTTTGGCCTCGTTCGATTAGTCCCACAGTCACTCTTTGA
- the LOC103866739 gene encoding NADH dehydrogenase [ubiquinone] 1 alpha subcomplex assembly factor 2 isoform X3 has translation MSRLWGRVAGMFRSKSFIGADMTGNKYFSRTEQIDGLVKEKRWVVFRREEDPTSIPVEWICWLNGQRKRAPTPEEMAELDARRERVKLNVALLKKEEEEKKAREGESSHKSKAEGPELTSFVRHFPADSKGDKTDEASKEADQSRVKEHDEPEIVTAEPPEPKTTEPSGSGSSFRPGTWQPPS, from the exons ATGTCGAGGCTATGGGGGAGAGTTGCCGGAATGTTCAGAAGCAAGAGTTTCATCGGAGCAGACATGACTGGTAACAAGTACTTCTCCAGAACGGAGCAGATTGACGGTCTTG TGAAGGAGAAACGATGGGTTGTCTTTAGACGAGAAGAGGACCCAACCTCTATTCCTG TTGAATGGATATGTTGGCTCAATGGGCAGCGAAAAAGAGCTCCTACTCCAGAG GAAATGGCTGAACTTGATGCAAGGCGTGAGCGTGTGAAGCTTAATGTTGCTC TTCTCaagaaagaagaggaggagaagaaagcCAGAGAAGGAGAGAGTTCCCACAAAA GTAAAGCTGAGGGTCCAGAATTGACAAGCTTTGTTCGCCACTTCCCAGCGGATTCAAAAG GTGATAAAACAGATGAAGCTAGTAAAGAAGCGGATCAATCAAG GGTCAAGGAACATGATGAACCCGAGATAGTTACTGCAGAGCCACCTGAACCAAA GACAACAGAGCCATCAGGGTCTGGATCATCATTTAGGCCCGGGACATGGCAGCCACCATCCTAA
- the LOC103866739 gene encoding uncharacterized protein LOC103866739 isoform X1, whose translation MSRLWGRVAGMFRSKSFIGADMTGNKYFSRTEQIDGLVKEKRWVVFRREEDPTSIPVEWICWLNGQRKRAPTPEEMAELDARRERVKLNVARMCFQIHNTLSTSYLSLCISKSRNFFLKKEEEEKKAREGESSHKSKAEGPELTSFVRHFPADSKGDKTDEASKEADQSRVKEHDEPEIVTAEPPEPKTTEPSGSGSSFRPGTWQPPS comes from the exons ATGTCGAGGCTATGGGGGAGAGTTGCCGGAATGTTCAGAAGCAAGAGTTTCATCGGAGCAGACATGACTGGTAACAAGTACTTCTCCAGAACGGAGCAGATTGACGGTCTTG TGAAGGAGAAACGATGGGTTGTCTTTAGACGAGAAGAGGACCCAACCTCTATTCCTG TTGAATGGATATGTTGGCTCAATGGGCAGCGAAAAAGAGCTCCTACTCCAGAG GAAATGGCTGAACTTGATGCAAGGCGTGAGCGTGTGAAGCTTAATGTTGCTCGTATGTGTTTCCAGATTCATAATACATTATCTACAAGCTACCTATCCTTGTGTATTAGCAAGTCAAGAAATTTTT TTCTCaagaaagaagaggaggagaagaaagcCAGAGAAGGAGAGAGTTCCCACAAAA GTAAAGCTGAGGGTCCAGAATTGACAAGCTTTGTTCGCCACTTCCCAGCGGATTCAAAAG GTGATAAAACAGATGAAGCTAGTAAAGAAGCGGATCAATCAAG GGTCAAGGAACATGATGAACCCGAGATAGTTACTGCAGAGCCACCTGAACCAAA GACAACAGAGCCATCAGGGTCTGGATCATCATTTAGGCCCGGGACATGGCAGCCACCATCCTAA
- the LOC103866739 gene encoding uncharacterized protein LOC103866739 isoform X2, translating into MSRLWGRVAGMFRSKSFIGADMTVKEKRWVVFRREEDPTSIPVEWICWLNGQRKRAPTPEEMAELDARRERVKLNVARMCFQIHNTLSTSYLSLCISKSRNFFLKKEEEEKKAREGESSHKSKAEGPELTSFVRHFPADSKGDKTDEASKEADQSRVKEHDEPEIVTAEPPEPKTTEPSGSGSSFRPGTWQPPS; encoded by the exons ATGTCGAGGCTATGGGGGAGAGTTGCCGGAATGTTCAGAAGCAAGAGTTTCATCGGAGCAGACATGACTG TGAAGGAGAAACGATGGGTTGTCTTTAGACGAGAAGAGGACCCAACCTCTATTCCTG TTGAATGGATATGTTGGCTCAATGGGCAGCGAAAAAGAGCTCCTACTCCAGAG GAAATGGCTGAACTTGATGCAAGGCGTGAGCGTGTGAAGCTTAATGTTGCTCGTATGTGTTTCCAGATTCATAATACATTATCTACAAGCTACCTATCCTTGTGTATTAGCAAGTCAAGAAATTTTT TTCTCaagaaagaagaggaggagaagaaagcCAGAGAAGGAGAGAGTTCCCACAAAA GTAAAGCTGAGGGTCCAGAATTGACAAGCTTTGTTCGCCACTTCCCAGCGGATTCAAAAG GTGATAAAACAGATGAAGCTAGTAAAGAAGCGGATCAATCAAG GGTCAAGGAACATGATGAACCCGAGATAGTTACTGCAGAGCCACCTGAACCAAA GACAACAGAGCCATCAGGGTCTGGATCATCATTTAGGCCCGGGACATGGCAGCCACCATCCTAA
- the LOC103866739 gene encoding NADH dehydrogenase [ubiquinone] 1 alpha subcomplex assembly factor 2 isoform X5, which produces MSRLWGRVAGMFRSKSFIGADMTVKEKRWVVFRREEDPTSIPVEWICWLNGQRKRAPTPEEMAELDARRERVKLNVALLKKEEEEKKAREGESSHKSKAEGPELTSFVRHFPADSKGDKTDEASKEADQSRVKEHDEPEIVTAEPPEPKTTEPSGSGSSFRPGTWQPPS; this is translated from the exons ATGTCGAGGCTATGGGGGAGAGTTGCCGGAATGTTCAGAAGCAAGAGTTTCATCGGAGCAGACATGACTG TGAAGGAGAAACGATGGGTTGTCTTTAGACGAGAAGAGGACCCAACCTCTATTCCTG TTGAATGGATATGTTGGCTCAATGGGCAGCGAAAAAGAGCTCCTACTCCAGAG GAAATGGCTGAACTTGATGCAAGGCGTGAGCGTGTGAAGCTTAATGTTGCTC TTCTCaagaaagaagaggaggagaagaaagcCAGAGAAGGAGAGAGTTCCCACAAAA GTAAAGCTGAGGGTCCAGAATTGACAAGCTTTGTTCGCCACTTCCCAGCGGATTCAAAAG GTGATAAAACAGATGAAGCTAGTAAAGAAGCGGATCAATCAAG GGTCAAGGAACATGATGAACCCGAGATAGTTACTGCAGAGCCACCTGAACCAAA GACAACAGAGCCATCAGGGTCTGGATCATCATTTAGGCCCGGGACATGGCAGCCACCATCCTAA
- the LOC103866739 gene encoding uncharacterized protein LOC103866739 isoform X6 gives MKEKRWVVFRREEDPTSIPVEWICWLNGQRKRAPTPEEMAELDARRERVKLNVALLKKEEEEKKAREGESSHKSKAEGPELTSFVRHFPADSKGDKTDEASKEADQSRVKEHDEPEIVTAEPPEPKTTEPSGSGSSFRPGTWQPPS, from the exons A TGAAGGAGAAACGATGGGTTGTCTTTAGACGAGAAGAGGACCCAACCTCTATTCCTG TTGAATGGATATGTTGGCTCAATGGGCAGCGAAAAAGAGCTCCTACTCCAGAG GAAATGGCTGAACTTGATGCAAGGCGTGAGCGTGTGAAGCTTAATGTTGCTC TTCTCaagaaagaagaggaggagaagaaagcCAGAGAAGGAGAGAGTTCCCACAAAA GTAAAGCTGAGGGTCCAGAATTGACAAGCTTTGTTCGCCACTTCCCAGCGGATTCAAAAG GTGATAAAACAGATGAAGCTAGTAAAGAAGCGGATCAATCAAG GGTCAAGGAACATGATGAACCCGAGATAGTTACTGCAGAGCCACCTGAACCAAA GACAACAGAGCCATCAGGGTCTGGATCATCATTTAGGCCCGGGACATGGCAGCCACCATCCTAA
- the LOC103866739 gene encoding uncharacterized protein LOC103866739 isoform X4 encodes MKEKRWVVFRREEDPTSIPVEWICWLNGQRKRAPTPEEMAELDARRERVKLNVARMCFQIHNTLSTSYLSLCISKSRNFFLKKEEEEKKAREGESSHKSKAEGPELTSFVRHFPADSKGDKTDEASKEADQSRVKEHDEPEIVTAEPPEPKTTEPSGSGSSFRPGTWQPPS; translated from the exons A TGAAGGAGAAACGATGGGTTGTCTTTAGACGAGAAGAGGACCCAACCTCTATTCCTG TTGAATGGATATGTTGGCTCAATGGGCAGCGAAAAAGAGCTCCTACTCCAGAG GAAATGGCTGAACTTGATGCAAGGCGTGAGCGTGTGAAGCTTAATGTTGCTCGTATGTGTTTCCAGATTCATAATACATTATCTACAAGCTACCTATCCTTGTGTATTAGCAAGTCAAGAAATTTTT TTCTCaagaaagaagaggaggagaagaaagcCAGAGAAGGAGAGAGTTCCCACAAAA GTAAAGCTGAGGGTCCAGAATTGACAAGCTTTGTTCGCCACTTCCCAGCGGATTCAAAAG GTGATAAAACAGATGAAGCTAGTAAAGAAGCGGATCAATCAAG GGTCAAGGAACATGATGAACCCGAGATAGTTACTGCAGAGCCACCTGAACCAAA GACAACAGAGCCATCAGGGTCTGGATCATCATTTAGGCCCGGGACATGGCAGCCACCATCCTAA
- the LOC103866729 gene encoding uncharacterized protein LOC103866729, whose amino-acid sequence MGFERKLEDDKNSTLLIATMCIIGSQVHVHVKDGSVFSGLFYTASVDNGFGIVLKNARITKKGKSKANVASGSVVETLVITSSNIVQIVAEGVSLPSNVTGNYEVANVGSATETLLPSEPRFSAANKSKNNCFEGRRNHHVRRAGAKILNPSEKVPDVRQLDNVDIQSSSSSLDSMSERVKPIEEDKLVMEPLSNGCHDAAERPSSTDNSSSQSTAVDETSGLCQGLEAPPNEPAPIQAVKKAKEFMLNPEAKTFSPSYTKRLSPAPTAMPDIGNVAYIPNNTPMLHVPEAVYPNLGNNPYMPQTSLSSKFVPYGNLTAGNAVGVPFPQHMIGPTVNKAQPQTFTSPYQSVEASPMFVNPNPQVMVARSGQFVFAQPLSQNLVQGTPPLPPPMLSRPLPPPQHVQYLKHQGVVASGHPLQLCVSQPFMTAGLQPYSVPAQFPVMQPPFPTNQPMPVAVPNGFFGTFHK is encoded by the exons ATGGGATTCGAAAGGAAATTGGAAGACGACAAGAACTCAACGCTGTTGATTGCGACTATGTGCATCATCGGATCGCAGGTTCACGTTCACGTCAAAGACGGTTCCGTGTTCTCTGGTTTATTCTACACAGCTTCCGTCGATAACGGCTTCG GCATTGTTTTGAAGAATGCGAGAATCACTAAGAAGGGGAAGAGTAAAGCGAACGTAGCAAGCGGAAGTGTGGTGGAGACACTTGTTATTACGTCTTCCAATATTGTTCAAATAGTTGCTGAG GGAGTCTCGCTTCCGTCAAATGTTACAGGCAATTATGAGGTTGCAAATGTTGGATCAGCCACTGAAACTTTATTACCTTCTGAGCCTCGCTTCTCTGCTGCAAACAAGTCTAAAAATAATTGCTTTGAGGGGAGGAGAAATCATCATGTTAG ACGTGCAGGAGCCAAGATTTTGAACCCTAGTGAAAAAGTTCCTGATGTTCGCCAGTTGGATAAT GTTGATATCCAAAGCTCAAGTTCTAGCT TGGATAGCATGTCCGAACGAGTTAAACCAATAGAAGAAGATAAGTTGGTGATGGAACCTCTAAGTAATGGTTGTCACGATGCTGCTGAAAGACCCTCTTCCACTGACAATTCATCCTCACAGAGTACAGCCGTTGATGAAACCTCAGGGTTGTGTCAGGGTTTAGAGGCACCTCCTAATGAACCAGCACCTATCCAAGCTGTCAAAAAGGCTAAG GAGTTCATGTTGAATCCAGAGGCAAAGACCTTTTCTCCATCTTATACGAAACGTCTTTCACCGGCTCCTACTGCTATGCCTGACATTGGAAATGTTGCTTATATACCAAACAACACTCCCATGCTACATGTTCCTGAAGCTGTTTACCCAAATCTGGGGAACAACCCTTATATGCCCCAAACATCTCTGTCTTCCAAGTTTGTACCATATGGTAATTTGACTGCTGGAAATGCTGTCGGTGTTCCTTTTCCTCAGCAC ATGATCGGGCCTACTGTTAACAAGGCACAGCCACAGACATTCACTTCTCCATACCAATCTGTTGAAGCATCACCAATGTTTGTAAACCCAAATCCTCAG GTAATGGTTGCGAGATCAGGACAGTTTGTATTTGCCCAGCCACTTTCTCAG AATCTGGTTCAAGGAACACCGCCTCTTCCACCACCTATGCTATCCCGTCCTCTACCTCCCCCACAACATGTCCAATACCTGAAGCATCAAG GTGTAGTCGCAAGTGGCCACCCGTTGCAGCTATGCGTTTCCCAACCGTTCATGACGGCTGGACTGCAACCTTACAGCGTTCCCGCCCAATTTCCGGTTATGCAGCCTCCTTTCCCGACGAATCAGCCAATGCCAGTTGCGGTTCCTAATGGCTTCTTTGGCactttccataaatag